One Anolis carolinensis isolate JA03-04 chromosome 4, rAnoCar3.1.pri, whole genome shotgun sequence DNA window includes the following coding sequences:
- the LOC100556245 gene encoding mas-related G-protein coupled receptor member H, producing the protein MWKTFGLCMKMDTVGIFFLYTEFSCNYIDFNIGNISIHHLAINGSSNNISNNLLIVKMINIVIILICLLGLLGNGRVIWLLGFNNKRNPFTTYIMNLSIADFGVLTCLLGIASFVIALHWYGGSYAICLCFHIVLELLFFTYSSSQFLLTIISIDRCVAVLFPIWHRCHRPPYLSTVVCAIVWILSSLLSGIHFTFFVLKKYASTLFFYQITPNILLCAPLMIISTLTLFLKVCCKRKQHQRGKLVTAILLTLLFFLLFCFPLNVSYVIRLSFYGDDLAFLLRWIGFACASLNSSINPLIYFLVGRRQKKGRAKVSMKVALERVFKDEQDTVEEETPMEESHV; encoded by the exons ATGTGGAAAACGTTCG GTCTATGTATGAAGATGGACACCGTTGGAATTTTTTTTCTATATACAGAGTTTTCATGCAATTATATTGATTTTAACATAGGAAACATCTCAATTCATCATCTTGCCATAAATGGATCTTCAAATAACATTTCAAATAACCTTCTAATTGTAAAAATGATcaacattgttattattctaaTCTGCCTTTTGGGACTTCTTGGAAATGGAAGGGTCATTTGGCTTCTTGGCTTCAACAATAAGAGGAATCCTTTCACAACCTATATCATGAATCTCTCCATTGCTGATTTTGGGGTCCTCACCTGCCTGCTTGGCATTGCTTCTTTTGTAATTGCATTGCATTGGTACGGTGGAAGCTATGCTATCTGTCTCTGCTTTCACATAGTCCTTGAACTCCTTTTCTTCACTTATTCTTCCAGCCAGTTTTTGTTGACAATCATTAGCATTGACAGGTGTGTGGCTGTTCTCTTCCCAATTTGGCATCGGTGCCACCGACCCCCATATTTATCCACTGTTGTTTGTGCCATAGTTTGGATACTCTCCTCTCTGCTCTCTGGAATTCATTTCACATTTTTTGTGCTCAAGAAATATGCAAGCACCCTATTTTTCTACCAGATCACTCCAAATATTCTGCTTTGCGCCCCTCTCATGATCATCTCTACTTTGACTCTGTTCCTCAAAGTCTGCTGTAAACGGAAGCAACACCAGCGAGGAAAGCTTGTTACAGCCATTTTGCTCACACtcctgtttttcctcctcttttgttTTCCACTTAATGTTTCTTATGTAATCAGACTTAGTTTTTATGGCGATGACTTGGCTTTCCTTCTGAGATGGATTGGTTTTGCCTGTGCTTCTCTGAACAGTAGCATCAACCCACTGATCTATTTCTTAGtcgggaggaggcaaaagaagggTCGGGCCAAAGTCTCCATGAAGGTTGCACTTGAGAGGGTTTTCAAGGATGAGCAAGACACTGTGGAAGAAGAAACACCTATGGAAGAAAGCCATGTATAA
- the LOC134298769 gene encoding proto-oncogene Mas-like has product MLYTDAYPTINGSTGIRPSIDISNLNGKMINIVIVLVCLLGILGNGRVIWVLGFSIKRNSFTTYVMNLSIADFGVLTCLLGIASIQFVLNSSSGILAIFLYISITTELLFLTFFSSQFLLTVISIDRCVAVFFPIWHRCHRPPYLSTVVCAIVWVVSFLLSGIRFTLIYIFCSRHIIFVLEVIGLLCPPLMIISTLTLFIKVCCKLKQYQQGKLVTTVLLTLLCFLMLIVPDIIYKLDPNFHVALLSWIAIACASVNSSINPLIYFLVGRRQKKGRAKVSMKVALERVFKDEQDVVEEETPMEEIHV; this is encoded by the coding sequence ATGCTCTACACAGATGCATATCCAACCATAAATGGAAGTACTGGGATTAGACCTTCAATTGACATTTCAAATCTAAATGGAAAAATGATCAACATTGTTATTGTTCTAGTCTGCCTTTTGGGAATTCTTGGAAATGGAAGGGTCATTTGGGTTCTTGGCTTCAGCATTAAAAGGAATTCTTTTACAACCTACGTCATGAATCTTTCCATTGCTGATTTTGGGGTCCTCACCTGCCTGCTTGGCATTGCTTCTATTCAATTTGTATTGAATTCATCTAGTGGAATCCTTGCTATCTTTCTCTATATTTCAATAACCACTGAGCTACTTTTCCTCACTTTTTTTTCCAGCCAGTTTCTGTTGACAGTCATAAGCATTGACAGGTGTGTGGCTGTTTTCTTTCCAATTTGGCATCGATGCCACCGGCCCCCATATTTATCCACTGTTGTTTGTGCCATAGTTTGGGTAGTTTCTTTCCTGCTCTCTGGAATTCGTTTTACTCTCATCTACATTTTTTGCTCACGACATATAATATTCGTCCTTGAGGTGATTGGTCTGCTTTGCCCCCCTCTCATGATCATTTCCACTCTGACTCTGTTCATCAAAGTCTGCTGTAAACTGAAGCAATACCAGCAAGGAAAGCTTGTTACAACTGTTTTGCTTACACTCCTCTGTTTTTTAATGCTTATTGTGCCTGATATAATCTATAAACTGGATCCTAATTTTCATGTTGCTCTCCTGTCTTGGATTGCTATTGCCTGTGCTTCTGTGAATAGTAGCATCAACCCATTGATCTATTTCTTAGtcgggaggaggcaaaagaagggTCGGGCCAAAGTCTCCATGAAGGTTGCACTTGAGAGGGTTTTCAAGGATGAGCAAGATGTTGTGGAAGAAGAAACGCCTATGGAAGAAATCCATGTATAA